In Neorhizobium sp. NCHU2750, a single genomic region encodes these proteins:
- a CDS encoding aspartyl/asparaginyl beta-hydroxylase domain-containing protein: MESTSSSVSKNEQTFGTTGIQPMDRPSRVTRFFMSIVSWAERLNFKHAKLGNPPVYDNKTFPWAAEVEKAAPLIRAELDKILVRKDELPTFQDISTDVKTISSDTGWKTFFLLGFGVRSEQNIKACPDTWNAMNKIPGLTTVMFSIFEPGKHLPAHRGPYNGVLRLHLGLIVPENTGDNLAIRVKDQICHWEEGKVLIFDDAYEHEAWNHTDKTRVVLFVDFVKPLNFPARLVNWMLMHMAIFTPFIREGLDNHKEWEKKFYAEAEAFRNRPN, from the coding sequence GTGGAATCCACATCCTCCAGCGTTTCCAAGAACGAACAGACGTTCGGCACGACCGGTATCCAGCCGATGGACCGTCCAAGCCGCGTCACGCGTTTCTTCATGTCGATCGTTTCCTGGGCGGAACGGCTCAATTTCAAGCATGCCAAGCTTGGCAACCCGCCGGTCTATGACAACAAGACCTTCCCCTGGGCGGCCGAGGTCGAGAAGGCGGCGCCGCTGATCCGTGCCGAACTCGACAAGATCCTCGTTCGCAAGGACGAACTGCCGACCTTTCAGGATATCTCCACCGACGTGAAGACGATCTCGTCGGATACCGGCTGGAAGACCTTCTTCCTGCTCGGCTTCGGCGTCCGGTCGGAGCAGAACATCAAGGCGTGCCCGGATACCTGGAACGCGATGAACAAGATCCCCGGCCTGACGACGGTGATGTTCTCGATCTTCGAACCGGGCAAGCATCTGCCGGCCCATCGTGGTCCGTATAACGGCGTGCTGCGCCTGCATCTCGGCCTGATCGTGCCGGAAAACACCGGCGATAACCTGGCGATCCGGGTCAAGGACCAGATTTGCCACTGGGAAGAAGGCAAGGTCCTGATCTTCGACGACGCCTATGAGCATGAGGCCTGGAACCACACGGACAAGACGCGCGTCGTGCTTTTCGTCGACTTCGTCAAGCCGCTCAATTTCCCGGCGCGTCTGGTCAACTGGATGCTGATGCACATGGCGATCTTCACGCCGTTCATCAGGGAAGGTCTCGACAACCACAAGGAATGGGAAAAGAAGTTCTA